The DNA window ATGGATAGAAATACATGATAGTATTCTCCTTTATAGTGGAAACTCAATACAACTTAGACACACATGAGTTCATTTATACAACTgaaccaagatatacaaaactaTGCAATGAATGAAATAAAGGGTTAATGCAATCACTAAACCATGTGTGAAGAGCTTTAAGAAACAGacactgagatttattttttaatgggtttcttccatgaacaaaaataatccccaaattaagatcagaatttttttctgatgtgtATCCCATTTGTGATTTGTTCCACGTGCAAAGCACATTAGGCATCTAAAAATTCCAGTGATTTCCAAAAAAGCCTTGAAATTACATTGAtatgaattcctttaaaaaaaagccctcaGGTTCAGGAGACATTTCcttatttatgtaattaatttttatcattgatgagttttaccaaaacaaaaaaaaaattcagatagcAGTATAGTAGATACTTAATGAATATTGATTTCTGCAGTGAACCAATTGCTTCTAAATTGACATTCAAGGATCTCCTCTGAAGCATTTGTCTTTCTAAGATTTTGCATATTAACTCATGAGTCTATTGCATAACTAAGAtagctttctctttaaaaaataatttgatcacTCCTTCCTGGATCTGCTTGGTCTTGGCTCCATAAACAATGGGGTTCAGGGTAGGAGGCAACATCAAATAAAGATTAGCAATAAGGATATGAACATGGTGGGGAATGTTTTGTCCTCCAAAACGGTGAGTAAAAATGGTGAACAGGGCTGGAACATATGTGATCACAATGGCACAAATGTGGGATGTACAGGTGCTGAAGGCTTTCTGCCGAGCATCTGCAGATGACAAACTCACCACTGCCCGCAAGATCATAGTGTAAGACACAGAAATACAGAACATATCAAAACCCCCAATCAGGAGAGCAACCATCAGACCATAGACAGCGTTGACCTTGAAATTGCCACAGGACAACTTGGCCACGGACATATGATCGCAGTAGGTATGGGGAATGAAGTTGCCCTGGCAGTAAGGCAGACGCCTGGTGAGGAAAGTGAATGGGACGATGAGCAGCACACCCCTCAGGAAGGTGGCAAGACCAGCCTTGGCGANNNNNNNNNNNNNNNNNNNNNNNNNNNNNNNNNNNNNNNNNNNNNNNNNNNNNNNNNNNNNNNNNNNNNNNNNNNNNNNNNNNNNNNNNNNNNNNNNNNNGGATGTCTCATTGAATATTTTGTCTAAGTACCCTCATTTTCTAAACTTCCAGCACACCTCCTAAATTCCACCACATTCTGTGAACCGGGCCATAATTATCTGCCAATAAGCCACTTTTATTCTCTCCTCTCAGATTTTTTCTGAGTCTTATGACTATGATCATGTGAGTATATTTGGAAGATCGCCCTAATCTAACTAGTCCTTATCAACAGGACTTCTGTCCCAGCTTGAAAAGTATAAGAAAGCTAATAATCCAGGTAAAATCTGCCAATATTGTTCCCTATAACTTGcttaagataatacattttatatgctCAATGAAATATGTGTGAATAAATGATTGTTTGATTAGTAAGGACTTAGTATTTGATATGAATTTACAGGTTCAGAGATGTTTGAGGAAAGTTGTAGTTACCAAATGGATAAATATTTCTCtcagttgaaaaaataaaatggtcctTCAGCTCTGGTTGGGCACCTTTCTG is part of the Suricata suricatta isolate VVHF042 chromosome 11, meerkat_22Aug2017_6uvM2_HiC, whole genome shotgun sequence genome and encodes:
- the LOC115272543 gene encoding LOW QUALITY PROTEIN: olfactory receptor 52N2-like (The sequence of the model RefSeq protein was modified relative to this genomic sequence to represent the inferred CDS: substituted 1 base at 1 genomic stop codon): MNRTVPNTEKYLSIWXLQLSSNISEPVIAKAGLATFLRGVLLIVPFTFLTRRLPYCQGNFIPHTYCDHMSVAKLSCGNFKVNAVYGLMVALLIGGFDMFCISVSYTMILRAVVSLSSADARQKAFSTCTSHICAIVITYVPALFTIFTHRFGGQNIPHHVHILIANLYLMLPPTLNPIVYGAKTKQIQEGVIKLFFKEKAILVMQ